The uncultured Roseibium sp. DNA segment ACAACCGCCTGGACCCTGGTCCGGGCGGTTGTTTTTATATCGGGAAGGCTGACCCGATTAGCCTTCGTCGCGGAAGGCCTCGAAGCAATCGGCAGGGATCTGCGTCCGGGCGATGGATTCGCTGAGGGCGATATCGGCTTCGCGGATTCGCAGCCGGCCTGCCGCGGCCAGTTGGGCACTGTCATCGGCAATCGTGATCAGGCGCAGCCCCATCCAGGCCGAAACCGCCGACCAGGCAGCGTTAAGCAGGGCGTCTGCGCCATACTCGGCCTTTACGCGTTCCCCCTGCTGCTGCGTGAGGGCGTCTGCAAGCTCCAGGAAGCGGCTCAGAACGTCTTCCGCCTGAGCGGCATGGTCGCCATGGGCGGCCTGTGCGGACGCGATGTCGGTGCGCATGCGCTTTGCAAGGATCTGAAGGCCCTTGCCTTCTTCCTTCCACAGGCGCCGGTAAAGCAGATCCAGCGCCTGCATGCCGGTGGTGCCTTCATAGATGGTCAGGATGCGGGCATCGCGGAGATGCTGTTCCACCGGCCACTCGCGGGTATAGCCCGCCCCGCCGAAGATCTGGATCGCCCGGCTAGCGGTATCGAAGCCGGCAAGGCCGCCGAAATTCTTGGCGATCGGCAGCAGGAAGGCTGCCAGGTCGCCATTTTCGGCGCGGACGGCCGCGTCCGGGTGTTTGGCCGACAAGTCGAGCACGGCGCCCAGTTCCAAAAGAAAGGCCTGGAGGCAATAACTGCGGCTTGCCATTTCGGCGAGCTGGCGCTGAACGTCAGCATGTTGGTTGATCGGCACCGGCGGCTCGGCGGGCGCCCCGCCCTGCTTGCGCTCGGCCGCGTAACCAACGGCAAGATCGAGCGAGGACAGGGCAAGACCCGCCCCCTGACATCCGGTCAGGAGCCGCATACGCTCGATCATGGCGAAAAGCTGCGGCAGACCGTTGTTCGGCTTGCCGATCAGGATGGCCTCGGCCTCCTCGAAGCGCATGACGCAGGTCGGCGAGCCGTGCAGGCCGAGCTTTTCCTCAAGACGCTCCGCCGTGACACCGTTGAACGCGCCGTCGTCTGTCGTGTTCGGCACCAGAAACAGGCTTAAGCCCCGCGTGCCGCTCGCCGCATCGCCGGTGCGCGCCAGGAGCATGTGGCCGATGCGCGGGGTCATGTCGTGATCGCCATAGGAGATCCAGCATTTGTTGCCCGTGACCCGCCAGATACCGTCCGCGCCCTGCTCCGCCTTCGTGCGGACGCGTCCCAGATCAGAACCGGCGTCGGGTTCGGAAATACAGATGGTCGCGGACCATTCGCCGGAGAGCAGCTTTTCCGACCACAGGCTGCGATGGGGTTCTTCCGCATGGGCATCGAGGACGAAGACGGCGGAGCGGGTGGCACCACCGAGCATACCGAAGGCAATCGCGGAGCGATCGAACAACATCTGGCAGGCCGCCTGCAGGGCCAGTGGCAGGCCCTGCCCGCCCAGGTCTTCCGGCGCGTCGATGCCGAGCCAGCCATCGCCGGCAAAGCCTGCCCAGGCGGCGTGATAGGCTTCCGGTACCTTGACCCGGCCATTCTCGATCCGGCAGCCCGCCGCATCGGCCGGTCCGTTCAGAGGCAGGAGGAGATTTTCCGATATATCGGCAGCCGCCAGCACGACCTGACGTGCCAGGTCTTCATCCAGACCCTCGGCCAGTTCGCGGACCTGATGCCAGGTCGGACTTGCATTGAGAAGGCAAAGGCTCAGGTTGACCTGTTCAGAAAATCCCATCGTAATCCTCATTCGTAGGGCAGACCTGCGTTTCCACGGTCTTCCACCCGCCCATTCAAGCGACAACCATCTGATTTAGCGTGATTTTTCACAGTTTCCGGCGCCCATCCTCCAGGAATGGCATTGCCAGTCACCTGTCGAGGGTCGAAAGACGGCTCCCGTTCCGCTTCCCCTCGCGCCTCAAAAACACTCCATCCCAAGGCATCATTTTTCATTCAAAATGACACTATTCATTTTTGAACTATTCGACAATGAACAGATTGATCAGCGATGCGTCAAGTGGAATTTCAGACACCAACGCAAGCGCCGTCAGATAGGGACGCCGAAGGGTTTGCAATGAAGACCTGGAAACCGGACCGATCCGGTCCGGCTGAATTCGTCATGCGACCGAATGAAGATCGGAGACTGGAAAACGCACTCAGGCCTTGCCCGCCTTACGACCCGGCACCTCACGGTATGTGTCCGGCGACAGATCAGGATCTCCCGATGCGGCGGCCTGATGCAATTCCTTGATGAATTCGCTCTGCAGCATCGTCGGCAGCCAATGCTTTCGGGTGGTAATGCCGATCATGTGCCCCGAGTCGCCGGTATCGAAGTCAAGAATGCCCAGAATGCCGGCACGAATTTCATACGCCGCCTGATGGTCGGAGAGCAGCGCCAGATGATCGGTGTTCATCAAGATGCCCCGTGCCGCGACCAGGGAACCGGTCTCGACACTGCAGACAATCGGCCTGTCCTTGGGGAAACTGGCCGCAAGCTTCTGGAACAGGGCACGCGACGGTGTTTCCCGACGGGCCGCGATCCAGGGATAGTTCGCCAGGTCATCCAGGGTCAGATTTCGTTTTCCGGCCAGCGGATGCCCTGCCCTGGCAAGGACCGAGAGCCGGTAAGTAAAGAGTTCGTTCTGAACGAGGCTCGCGGAGGCAAAGTCCCTGCGCATGGCGCCGACCAGGATGTCGAGCCGGCCCATTTCCAGATCATGCAGCATGTCATCATAAGGCCCCTCGGCGATCGAAAACCGGGCCTTGGGATGACGGGCGGCGATTTGGGTAATCGCGTCGGGAACCAGGCTGGTGCGGGAGAACGGCAGTGCCCCGATCAGGACCTCGCCCTCAAAGCTGCCGCGCAGTTCACGCACGTCGGCGGAAGCGCTTTCGAATTCGTTCAGCGCCAGCCGCGCCCATCGCGCCACCGCCATGCCGGTATTGGACAGATGAATGCTGCGTCCAGCGCCTTCAAACAGGGACTGCTGCAGGCTTGCCTCAATGCTGCGCGCCATCTTGTGCACGGCGGGCTGGGACTGTTGCAGGACACGGGCTGCGGAACTGAAGCTGCCGCCTTCGGCAAAGGCGGAAATCGCCCTGAGTTGGGGGGTGCTGAGCAGGTTTTCGGCCCCGGCGTCGGCATTGCCGACACTGGGGTGGCGCAGGCGCGCGCACCCCGCCCGGATCAGATCCAGGGCGCGCTGGGTCCGGGCGGCAACGATCCGCCCCGCCTCCGTTGCGGTCGGCCGGCCGTCTGTCATGTCGAAGAGGGCAGCGCCGAAAATGTCCTCCAGACGCGCCAACGCCTGGGAGGCCGCAGGCTGGGAAACGCCGATCATTTCGGCAGCCCGCGTTACCGACCCCAAGGAAAGACAAGCGCAAAACAGCCGCGCATGCCTGAGGTTTGGATAGGTCTTCACCTCAGCGCCGCTCCGCGCCTTCCTGCAACGCCACCTTTCAGGCGGCGCCGGCTTGGCGCATGCTTTCGTTCTGCCTGTCCGCCCATTCGACACAAGCCTTGATCCCGCCGAGCGGGAAGAGATGAACCTGTTGAATTGTGGTGTCCGGCGTCGCGGCCACGTGGGCTGCAATCGCGGACACGACATCTGTCGGTTCATATGGCATCAAAAGCTTGGTGACGTCCATGGCCCGCTTCTTGAGGACCTTGATGGACGGTCCGACGCCGCAAGCAATCGCGTATTTGATGAGCGTCTGCAACTTGGCAGGTCCGGAAATCCCGACGTGAATGGGTAATTCGACGCCCATTTCCTTGAGCCGTGCGGCCCATTCGAAAACCGGTTTCGCATCGAAGAAGAACTGGGTCGCGATCGCCATCTCGGCATCGGTCCGGTCCGAGAACGACTGCTTCCACAGAAGCGCTTCGTCTACGCGGCGGCTGGTGCCGTCCTTGTCGATATCCGGATTGCCTTCCGGATGACCGGCCACATGGATCCGCTTGAAACCGTATTTGTCGAACAGACCGGTTTCGAGCAGCTGCATGGTGTTGTCGTAATCTCCGACCGGCCGGGTAACGCCGCCACCGATCAGCAGGGCCTGATCCACACCCGCTTCATTGCGGTAACGGGTCAGCGACGTCTCGAACTCGGCGGCATCCTTGATCAGGCGCGCCGGGAAATGCGGCATGACATCGAAGCCCTCGCCGCGGATACGGCGGGCCGTCTTGATCATGTCCTCAAAGTCCGTGCCTTCGACGTTCGCGATATAAACGCGCGTACCAGCCGGCAACAGTGACTTGAAACTTTCGATTTTCGCAGCCGTGCGCGGAAGCACCTCAAGGGAATAGCCCTGAAGCATCCCTCCAACCGTTGCCCCGTTCGCCCTCAAAAGCGCGCTACGATTCAGACCGTTTTGACCATCCATGACAGACATCCATGCTACCTCTCTCCGAAAAAATGTATACACGAAACGAGATTGGATAAAAAGCTCTTTTGTCCAAATCTGTGATTTTGGCACTTTTCCGGCAGTTTGTAACTTTACTCAGTTTTCGATGAATACATTTCCGTGATCTCAACGGATGCACGCAGACCGATCCGGCAACGCCGGGGGAGCGGTTATCCGCTCCCCTTGCAAGGTCGATTTTCAGTCTGACGTCTTCACAACGTCCGGACTGGCTTTAAAACGTCAGAAAATATCGGAAAATGATCACCTATCCGCGCAAACAAGCTGGCGATGACTTGCATGGCACGACGGAAAAAGCACGCTGATCGACAGCCGGTCCCGCTTCGTGGCCGTCAGCTGCTCAGCGGGTTCAGGTCATTCAGGAGGGATGTCGGAACGCTCAGGTTTTGAGGCGGACCGAGAGTGCCCGATCGACAAGTTCCTCAAGCGAATCCTTATTAAGGTCGCTTATATCGATCCCGCCCATGAGATCCTGGGTCTCCGCGATCTGGTCGACCAGATCGCCATTCAGACCGAGCGCCTTGACGGTCGCCGCGCTTTCACGCATTTCCGCGGCCCGCCGCTTGCCGTGCTGCATGGTCCGCTCGAACTCGTAGGCCGCAAACTCCGGCCATCCCAGACCGGAAAAGCTCTTTGCCAGAGAGGTTGAAATCTCTTCGAAGCAACCGGACGCCCTGGCCGCAAGCAAAGCCTCGACGGTGATCGCCTCCAGCCCCTTCACAAAGACGGAGCGAACCATCTTGATCGCGGTTGCCTGCCCCGGCTCATCTCCCATGGTGCGGAAGTCGAACTCAAGGCGCTCCAGCACCAGAATGACCTTGTCGGCAACACTTCCGGCGATCAGCACCGGTGTCCGGTGACCGCGGGGATGGACCGGCGCCATGACGGCCATGTCCAGATAGGCGGCTTCCCTCGCCTCGACCAGCGAAGCGCTTTCCCGCTTGCGGCCCGGAGAGACGGAATTGATATCGATGACCACCTGTCCCTGGACGATGTGATCCTGGATACTGCGCAACGCAAGGAAGCTCTGGTCCGCGGTCACCGCGCTGATGATCCAGTCGACGTCGCTGAAGCCTGCCGGATCGGCAATGGTAACGCCGCGCGTTTCCATTGCCGTCTTCATCTCCTGTGCAGTCGCCGGATCCTGGAGTTTGATGTCCCATGCCGTGAAACGAAGGTTCGAGTCGCGAGCGGCCAGGCTTTCCTGAAACGCACGGGCTGCTTCACCAAATCCCAGAAATCCGATCAGCATCAGGCAAACACCACCGTTTTGGTACCGTTCAGCATGACCCGATCCTGCAAATGCAGGCTGACCGCGTTTGCCAGAACCGACCGTTCGACATCGCGCCCCTTGCGGACCATGTCTTCCGGCGTGTCGCGATGGGTCACATGCTCCACGCCCTGGGCGATGATCGGTCCTTCGTCGAGATCCTTGGTGACGTAATGGGCCGTGGCACCGATCATTTTCACACCGCGCTCATGAGCCTGGTGATAGGGCTTTGCGCCCTTAAAGCCCGGCAGGAACGAGTGGTGAATGTTGATGCACCGTCCATCGAGGAAGGCGGAAAAATCATTGGACAGGATCTGCATGTAGCGCGCCAGCACGACCAGTTCCGCACCGGTCTCTTCGATGATCGCCTTGATCTGGGCTTCCTGCTGCGGCTTCGTGTCCTTGGTGATCGGCAGATGATGGTAAGGCAGGCCTTCATGCAGGATCAGGTTCAGCGCCGAGCTCGGATGGTTGGACACCACCCCGACGCACTCCATGTTGATCTCGCCGATACGCATCCGGTAGAGCAGATCGCCCAGGCAGTGGTCGAATTTCGACACCAGGATCAGAACCTTCCGCTTCTGGTCCGCCGGCCTCAGGGTCCACTCGAAGCCGAATTTGCCGACATGCCTGGAGAAGGCGTCCATGAAGCCGTCGATC contains these protein-coding regions:
- a CDS encoding acyl-CoA dehydrogenase family protein, whose protein sequence is MGFSEQVNLSLCLLNASPTWHQVRELAEGLDEDLARQVVLAAADISENLLLPLNGPADAAGCRIENGRVKVPEAYHAAWAGFAGDGWLGIDAPEDLGGQGLPLALQAACQMLFDRSAIAFGMLGGATRSAVFVLDAHAEEPHRSLWSEKLLSGEWSATICISEPDAGSDLGRVRTKAEQGADGIWRVTGNKCWISYGDHDMTPRIGHMLLARTGDAASGTRGLSLFLVPNTTDDGAFNGVTAERLEEKLGLHGSPTCVMRFEEAEAILIGKPNNGLPQLFAMIERMRLLTGCQGAGLALSSLDLAVGYAAERKQGGAPAEPPVPINQHADVQRQLAEMASRSYCLQAFLLELGAVLDLSAKHPDAAVRAENGDLAAFLLPIAKNFGGLAGFDTASRAIQIFGGAGYTREWPVEQHLRDARILTIYEGTTGMQALDLLYRRLWKEEGKGLQILAKRMRTDIASAQAAHGDHAAQAEDVLSRFLELADALTQQQGERVKAEYGADALLNAAWSAVSAWMGLRLITIADDSAQLAAAGRLRIREADIALSESIARTQIPADCFEAFRDEG
- a CDS encoding LysR family transcriptional regulator; the encoded protein is MSNGRTGRTKACAKPAPPERWRCRKARSGAEVKTYPNLRHARLFCACLSLGSVTRAAEMIGVSQPAASQALARLEDIFGAALFDMTDGRPTATEAGRIVAARTQRALDLIRAGCARLRHPSVGNADAGAENLLSTPQLRAISAFAEGGSFSSAARVLQQSQPAVHKMARSIEASLQQSLFEGAGRSIHLSNTGMAVARWARLALNEFESASADVRELRGSFEGEVLIGALPFSRTSLVPDAITQIAARHPKARFSIAEGPYDDMLHDLEMGRLDILVGAMRRDFASASLVQNELFTYRLSVLARAGHPLAGKRNLTLDDLANYPWIAARRETPSRALFQKLAASFPKDRPIVCSVETGSLVAARGILMNTDHLALLSDHQAAYEIRAGILGILDFDTGDSGHMIGITTRKHWLPTMLQSEFIKELHQAAASGDPDLSPDTYREVPGRKAGKA
- a CDS encoding methylenetetrahydrofolate reductase, with the translated sequence MDGQNGLNRSALLRANGATVGGMLQGYSLEVLPRTAAKIESFKSLLPAGTRVYIANVEGTDFEDMIKTARRIRGEGFDVMPHFPARLIKDAAEFETSLTRYRNEAGVDQALLIGGGVTRPVGDYDNTMQLLETGLFDKYGFKRIHVAGHPEGNPDIDKDGTSRRVDEALLWKQSFSDRTDAEMAIATQFFFDAKPVFEWAARLKEMGVELPIHVGISGPAKLQTLIKYAIACGVGPSIKVLKKRAMDVTKLLMPYEPTDVVSAIAAHVAATPDTTIQQVHLFPLGGIKACVEWADRQNESMRQAGAA
- a CDS encoding DUF1932 domain-containing protein, encoding MLIGFLGFGEAARAFQESLAARDSNLRFTAWDIKLQDPATAQEMKTAMETRGVTIADPAGFSDVDWIISAVTADQSFLALRSIQDHIVQGQVVIDINSVSPGRKRESASLVEAREAAYLDMAVMAPVHPRGHRTPVLIAGSVADKVILVLERLEFDFRTMGDEPGQATAIKMVRSVFVKGLEAITVEALLAARASGCFEEISTSLAKSFSGLGWPEFAAYEFERTMQHGKRRAAEMRESAATVKALGLNGDLVDQIAETQDLMGGIDISDLNKDSLEELVDRALSVRLKT
- the purU gene encoding formyltetrahydrofolate deformylase, whose product is MNWILTVKCKNRPGIVAAVATELTNSGGDITEAQQFDDPQTGMFFMRIAFAMDKPIDGFMDAFSRHVGKFGFEWTLRPADQKRKVLILVSKFDHCLGDLLYRMRIGEINMECVGVVSNHPSSALNLILHEGLPYHHLPITKDTKPQQEAQIKAIIEETGAELVVLARYMQILSNDFSAFLDGRCINIHHSFLPGFKGAKPYHQAHERGVKMIGATAHYVTKDLDEGPIIAQGVEHVTHRDTPEDMVRKGRDVERSVLANAVSLHLQDRVMLNGTKTVVFA